In the genome of Chroococcidiopsis sp. TS-821, the window GCGCGATCGCCTCGAAGCTGCATCACCTACTACAGTTAAACCCAGCAGATTACAAACTTTATCCAAAGGTTTTAACCTCGGACACTGGCAACGACACAGCCTCACTGATGGATACTATACATTAGCAACATTGCAGCAGTACAAGCGCTTAGGATTAACTTACACGCGCCTACCCATTGTTTTATCAACATTTTTCGATAACAAGAATCCTGGTGTTTTAAAAACTGATTCGCTAGCTGCTCTTGATGCGATCGTGCGTCTTCACGCTCAAGTAGGGTTAGGAATCATCTTATCGCCATTTAATCATCCCAGCTCGCTGTACTTTGATCCTGCTGTCCTCGCGAAGTTTGTTGCGTTCTTCAAAGCTTTTGCAACGCATATGCGCGCTACCGATCCCGAAAAAGTATTTTTGGAAGTGATGAATGAACCGAATGCAGAAACACCGCAAGCGTGGGATCGCGTACAAGTTGAGTTAATCAAAGCAATTCGCTTAGGCGCACCCCACCACACAATTATTGCCAGTTCTAATGTCAGTGCGACTGCAAACGATTGGAACAACGCGCGATCGCTACCAATGACTCGCATTGTTGCAGATAAAAATGTTGTATATAACTTCCATTTCTACGAACCATTTGTTTTCACTCACCAAGGCGCTTCCTGGGGATGGCGGGCGACACAATTTATGAAGAATATTCCCTACCCTGCAACTCTTGCAACAGTGACTCCTCTACTCAACGCGATTCAAGATCCTGAGGCGAAAAAAGCAGTCGAGCATTATGCTCAACAACAGTGGAATCGAGATAAACTCATAACTCTCTTGTCACCAATTGCACATTGGGCAAAAACTAACAACGTGCCAGTTTCATGTAATGAGTTTGGGGCAATTCCGTGGACAGCGCCTCGTAGTTCGCTACTACGCTATCTCCAAGATGTTCGACAAGTATTGGAATCTTTTGGGATCGGATGGGGACAATGGTTTGAGCTAGATGTGCGTGATGTAGAAGTCATGCAAGCACTCGGGTTAAAGCCAATTCGTAATTAAATTTTCACAATAAATATTATTTTAAAGTTACACGTATATCATACACAAAATCTACACATCTGCTCGGTGATTTAGATGTATTTTCAGGTAATTTATGGAAAAATTTAAGTAACTCAACAAGTAGTTTTTGGGTGCAGCTACTTAATTTTACTAAGTATTTCATTCATGTCAAATAGCTCTAACTTTCTGCGGAAAGCCGCAGACAATTCTAAACTTTTAACTACATAAACAACAAAATGTCTCGCTACAAGTTTACCCAAATCAGTCGAAGTAGTGCTTCCCATAGTGTATTTAGAGGTTCGGCTATCAACGACAAAGGAACCGTAGTTTTTGAAGGGTTCGTTAATGCTGCTTCTCCTCCTAGTGGTATTTTTACGGGGTCTGGAGGGAAAAATATAACAGTTGTTGATGGTAGTCCTTTTACGCATATTTTCTACAGTCCTACTATCAATAACAACAACATAAAGTCATTTATAGGGACTTTTTACAGTCCAGACTTTGCGCAATCTTACAGTGGTGTTTTCAATAAAAAAAATGGACAAATTACTACGATTGCTGATAGTAATGGTAAATTTAGTTACTTTAGCTCTGCCACAATCAATAATAAGAACACAATAGTGTTTAATGCTACTTTAGATACCGGAGAATCAGGAATTTTTGTGAGTAAAAATGGTGAAATTACAAAAATTGCTGACACTAACGATCGCTTTAGCAACTTCAATTCAGGCTTTGATACCGTAGGTGGTAATGGTCCGCCTAGTGCTTTTACCATTCCATCTATCAATGATGCAGGTACAGTCGCCTTTCACGCTACTTTAGATACAGGAGCAACAGGAATCTTTATTGGTAGAGGTAAAGGAACCGTAAAGATTGCTGATAATACTGGTAAATTTAACTCTTTTAGTGCGCCAGCAATCAACAACAATGGAACTGTTGCCTTTTTAGCTCAGCTAGATAATGGCAGACACGGTATATATAAAAAGAAGCGCGGTCAAGAAATTGAGACATTTGTAGACGATAGTGGTCCTTTTAGCTTTTTTCAATCTGATCCTGCACTCAACGACCAAGGTCAAATTGCTTTCTTAGCTTATCTCTATGCAGGAGGTGGTAGCGGTATTTACACTGGAAAAAACCCTGTCACTAACAAAGTTATTGCTGCTGGCGATCCTCTGGCTGGTTCTAGGGTAGTAGACTTGGTGATTGCAGGACACGGATTGAATAACGCTGGTCAAGTGACGTTTGAAGCACTTTTAGAAAATGGTCAAACTGCGGTCTTCCGCGCCGATCCTGTTACTCATGCTCATATCGAGGGAATCTCACTTTTGACTTTCAGTATGTTTGCTTTATTAGGTTTGTGTTGGTATAGGCGAAAGTAGTGCACATAGGAAGTTTTATTGGCGACAAATCAAATAGCATTGATATGACATCACGCTATCAATGTTTGCCAAATAAAACCTAACAAAATAGACAGTAAAGAAACAAGCTAAGTTCGAAATTTTCACCCTTAAAATTACAGAAAAGTTAGCCAAAGAGTCTACGTAAATTCTCTACCAAAACAAAACATAACCATAGCTCTAATAACTGCCCAGAAAATTGAATAAAAACATCTACAAAGACAGCTAAAAAACAAGCATTCGAGGCAAAGAATACATTGTTTTTAACGCTAATAAGAACGGTATAGCTTAGCTATTGGAATAATGTTAATCTCTACAAATTTGGATTAAATATCCAATAATGGATTGACCGCGCCACTCTCAAAATAAGTGGAAAAAGAAGATGTTTAAAAGAAAAAACTTCTGGGTTGTAGGCACTTTTTGGATAGCCGTACATTTGTTGTTAACCCTTTCTCCATTATTAATTCTGTTGATTCAACCAGCACCAAGTGGGAGAGGATTTTGGATTGAGTTGTCTGCGGCTTTTGGATATGTCGGCTTGGCAATGATGATGCTGCAGTTTGCATTAACCGCACGGTTTGATGCGATCGCGGCTCCTTATGGTATCGATATTGTGCTGCAATATCATCGCTATATTACACAAGTAGCATTTGCCTTAATCCTTGCCCACCCCATCATCTTATTTTTTCAGGATAGTAAATATCTACAAGCACTCAATCTGTTTGCGGCTCCTTGGCGGGCGAGATTTGCAGTAATTTCGACAATCGCGTTAATCTTACTTGTTGTGACCTCAGTGTGGCGACAGAAGCTCAAGATCAACTATGAAGTGTGGCGAGCAAGCCATGGAATTTTCGCTGTGACTGCGGTGGGGTTAGGGTTAGCTCATGCTGTTGGCGTAAAATACTACCTTGTACTTCCTTGGAAAGCTTTACTGTGGACGCTGTTAGCGTTTGTTGCTTTTGCTTCATTGATTTATGTGCGCCTCATCAAGCCGTGGTTAATGATGCAAAAACCCTATCGGGTGGAAACTGTTGTCCCACAACGAGGTAATGCTTGGACACTAGTACTGCGTCCGCAAGGACATGAAGGTATTCGTTTTTCTCCAGGACAATTTGCTTGGTTAACGCTCGACCGCTCTCCCTATCATATTCAAGAGCATCCATTTTCGTTTTCTTCTAATGGCGATCGCAGCGATGAATTAGCATTGACGATCAAAGCCGTTGGTGACTTCACAAACACAATTAAAGATATTCAGCCAGGGACAAAAGCTTTTATCGATGGTCCCCACGGTGCTTTTACTCCCGACCCATTCGATTTTACTGGTTTAGTTCTCATCGCCAATGGTGTCGGTGTCACCCCGATGTTTAGCATTCTTATTACATTTGCTGAACGTGGCGATCGCCGACCTATTCGCTTAATTTACGCCAAT includes:
- a CDS encoding ferric reductase-like transmembrane domain-containing protein translates to MFKRKNFWVVGTFWIAVHLLLTLSPLLILLIQPAPSGRGFWIELSAAFGYVGLAMMMLQFALTARFDAIAAPYGIDIVLQYHRYITQVAFALILAHPIILFFQDSKYLQALNLFAAPWRARFAVISTIALILLVVTSVWRQKLKINYEVWRASHGIFAVTAVGLGLAHAVGVKYYLVLPWKALLWTLLAFVAFASLIYVRLIKPWLMMQKPYRVETVVPQRGNAWTLVLRPQGHEGIRFSPGQFAWLTLDRSPYHIQEHPFSFSSNGDRSDELALTIKAVGDFTNTIKDIQPGTKAFIDGPHGAFTPDPFDFTGLVLIANGVGVTPMFSILITFAERGDRRPIRLIYANRSWEDVAFREDLEDLNKQLDNLSVTHVLKQPPENWKGESGYVNQELLARHLPRDREGWRYFLCGSPRFLDAVEKALHELEVPAKYIHIEHFNLV
- a CDS encoding choice-of-anchor tandem repeat NxxGxxAF-containing protein — encoded protein: MSRYKFTQISRSSASHSVFRGSAINDKGTVVFEGFVNAASPPSGIFTGSGGKNITVVDGSPFTHIFYSPTINNNNIKSFIGTFYSPDFAQSYSGVFNKKNGQITTIADSNGKFSYFSSATINNKNTIVFNATLDTGESGIFVSKNGEITKIADTNDRFSNFNSGFDTVGGNGPPSAFTIPSINDAGTVAFHATLDTGATGIFIGRGKGTVKIADNTGKFNSFSAPAINNNGTVAFLAQLDNGRHGIYKKKRGQEIETFVDDSGPFSFFQSDPALNDQGQIAFLAYLYAGGGSGIYTGKNPVTNKVIAAGDPLAGSRVVDLVIAGHGLNNAGQVTFEALLENGQTAVFRADPVTHAHIEGISLLTFSMFALLGLCWYRRK
- a CDS encoding glycoside hydrolase family 5 protein, with the protein product MQYTRPCSRSQFIRFGLLAMASVLTAIARDRLEAASPTTVKPSRLQTLSKGFNLGHWQRHSLTDGYYTLATLQQYKRLGLTYTRLPIVLSTFFDNKNPGVLKTDSLAALDAIVRLHAQVGLGIILSPFNHPSSLYFDPAVLAKFVAFFKAFATHMRATDPEKVFLEVMNEPNAETPQAWDRVQVELIKAIRLGAPHHTIIASSNVSATANDWNNARSLPMTRIVADKNVVYNFHFYEPFVFTHQGASWGWRATQFMKNIPYPATLATVTPLLNAIQDPEAKKAVEHYAQQQWNRDKLITLLSPIAHWAKTNNVPVSCNEFGAIPWTAPRSSLLRYLQDVRQVLESFGIGWGQWFELDVRDVEVMQALGLKPIRN